In a genomic window of Candidatus Cloacimonadota bacterium:
- the folK gene encoding 2-amino-4-hydroxy-6-hydroxymethyldihydropteridine diphosphokinase, with the protein MIYHLLLGSNLDEPPRQISEASAHIAKIPSTQILRKSSLKQSKPYGKQNQPDFFNQVLETESNLEANELLHFLLEIEQRMGRIRKERWGPRNIDIDILLAENTIISNENLTIPHKDLHNRAFALALLCELVPNATHPQLKITMIELLDSLTGGNK; encoded by the coding sequence ATGATATATCACTTACTTCTAGGTTCAAATTTAGACGAACCTCCCCGGCAAATCTCGGAGGCAAGCGCACATATTGCAAAAATTCCTAGCACACAAATTCTGAGAAAAAGCTCTTTAAAACAAAGCAAACCATATGGGAAACAAAATCAACCTGATTTTTTTAATCAAGTTTTGGAAACCGAAAGCAACCTCGAAGCAAACGAATTGTTACACTTCCTTTTGGAAATTGAACAAAGAATGGGACGCATCCGCAAAGAGAGATGGGGTCCCCGAAACATCGATATAGATATACTTCTGGCGGAAAACACTATAATTAGCAATGAAAATCTTACAATACCACATAAGGACTTGCATAATCGCGCTTTTGCCTTAGCATTGCTTTGTGAATTAGTGCCTAATGCCACTCATCCACAATTAAAAATTACTATGATCGAGCTATTGGACAGCTTGACCGGAGGAAATAAATGA